From one Solea solea chromosome 15, fSolSol10.1, whole genome shotgun sequence genomic stretch:
- the fas gene encoding tumor necrosis factor receptor superfamily member 26, protein MASDSNKFTVKFFTFLLFTSQVSLAYSSRSLLTDGKVTQHAVKGLFRNRRQMCPDGTYDYEGRTCCLCGAGLRLESHCSVKPSDGQCELCDPGTYSSDPNSQMFCEPCTSCEHPNANLEVVEPCTSARNTKCGCKKGHYCDTETCTLCHPCQECGTEGVKVACTGTNNTICNDIAQGGNDAIIGGVIALIFLLILAGLLSFYFCRRRRRRFSPSQESAAQTNGTATEMVLLPVKVSDLHRHLHDVAGILGWKDMNEVAIRTEIPKTVIENCQLNHPGNAGDQTVELLDIFCEKHGRTAASTLIDALQKSGKKDKEEKVTELLRRDDNAA, encoded by the exons ATGGCGTCAGATTCAAACAAGTTCACTGTGAAGTTTTTCACCTTCCTGTTGTTTACTTCCCAGGTGTCACT GGCATATTCCTCACGCTCACTCCTAACTGACGGAAAAGTCACTCAGCATGCAGTTAAAGGATTATTCCGCAACAGAAGGCAGATGTGTCCAGATGGCACCTACGACTATGAAGGGAGGACTTGTTGTTTGTGTGGTGCCG gcCTTCGTCTGGAAAGCCACTGCTCTGTGAAACCGAGTGATGGTCAGTGTGAGCTCTGTGATCCAGGGACGTACAGCAGTGATCCTAACTCCCAGATGTTTTGTGAGCCCTGTACATCCTGTGAACATCCCAacg caAACCTAGAGGTGGTGGAACCCTGTACCAGTGCCAGGAACACTAAATGTGGATGTAAGAAAGGTCACTATTGCGACACAGAAACGTGCACACTCTGTCATCCTTGTCAAGA ATGTGGCACCGAGGGCGTCAAAGTGGCCTGCACCGGCACCAACAATACAATCTGTAATGACATAGCCCAAG gggGAAATGATGCCATCATCGGTGGTGTAATTGCCCTAATTTTTCTTCTGATACTCGCTGGACTGTTGTCCTTTTACTTTTGTAGGAGGCGAAGGAGAAGGTTCA GTCCAAGTCAAGAGTCTGCAGCTCAAACGAACGGCACTGCGACCGAGATG GTGTTGCTGCCTGTTAAGG TTTCAGATCTCCATCGTCACCTGCATGACGTTGCAGGCATTTTGGGATGGAAGGACATGAACGAGGTAGCAATACGTACAGAGATTCCAAAAACCGTTATTGAGAATTGCCAATTGAATCACCCGGGCAACGCTGGGGATCAAACAGTGGAGCTGCTGGATATATTTTGTGAGAAACACGGCCGGACCGCCGCGTCGACTCTGATCGACGCGTTGCAAAAAAGTGgtaaaaaggacaaagaggAGAAAGTGACTGAGCTTCTGCGCCGTGATGACAACGCTGCCTAG
- the LOC131474408 gene encoding glutathione S-transferase omega-1-like has product MATEKVFAKGSAAPGPVLKDSIRIYSMRFCPFAQRTRLVLNAKGIKHETININLKDKPEWFLAKNPLGLVPTLETSAGEVIYESPITCDYLDEVYPGKKLLPSSPYEKAQQKMMLEHFSKVVPYLYTIPMGRRKGEDVSGLEAELKEKLAKFDQDLVDKKTKFFGGNSITMIDYMMYPFMERMAVAEIQYCLDHTPALKKWMQHMSEDPTVKETTFDVDTYKNFYKSYHEGKPDYDYGL; this is encoded by the exons aTGGCCACTGAAAAGGTTTTCGCTAAAG GAAGTGCTGCACCTGGCCCAGTTCTGAAAGACTCCATCAGGATTTACAGCATGAGATTCTGCCCATTTGCCCAGAGAACCAGATTGGTGCTGAACGCCAAAGGGATCAA ACATGAAACCATCAACATCAACCTGAAGGACAAACCTGAGTGGTTCCTTGCCAAGAATCCTCTCGGCCTCGTGCCAACACTGGAGACCTCTGCTGGTGAAGTGATATACGAGTCTCCCATCACCTGTGACTACCTGGATGAAGTTTACCCAGGGAAGAAGCTGCTTCCTTCCTCTCCATATGAAAAAGCTCAGCAGAAAATGATGCTGGAGCATTTTtccaag GTGGTGCCGTACTTATACACTATCCCAATGGGGAGGAGAAAAGGTGAGGACGTCTCAGGACTGGAAGCTGAACTGAAAGAGAAGTTAGCCAAGTTTGACCAG GACCTGGTTGACAAGAAGACAAAGTTCTTCGGTGGCAACTCCATCACGATGATCGACTACATGATGTATCCGTTCATGGAGAGAATGGCCGTCGCTGAGATACAATA CTGCCTTGATCACACACCTGCACTGAAGAAATGGATGCAGCACATGTCTGAAGACCCGACTGTCAAAGAAACCACATTCGATGTGGACACCTACAAAAACTTTTACAAGAGCTACCACGAGGGGAAACCTGACTATGACTACGGCCTGTAG
- the itprip gene encoding inositol 1,4,5-trisphosphate receptor-interacting protein has translation MQGAIARVCVVVAAAILNHPLLFPQENNTLQEQDEELMARMREHEERLSVEQAKLERELSQQEESSSEGSSEEGYGWYFWSIVSFIVFFTIEMCRVDLADAEIRPSEDEDLFSESGPVSQRTMVLDKDILSNFCDKCTYMSAHENWRVREFVEGFADDLLESLRGVCDKEADMEVGDFVGIGSMFESWKVCKPLMCDLIVPFLPPHSYSFQFRLWCSPSSDIPPDMQGCGKIKVTRLGESEGGCVCGSANLGEDLICLLHGKNEVVTVVHSPDELLCSRETRFLSKDQVMKWFQISVTKAWARISHKYDFEVNFRNLDTAGALKIRFRSGRVVTLNIIPVVQLEDTDAYFVSHFSSDCHSRPDPYWPVSFAVYERNLLKHFSKRLPQNSCHLNCLQILTFLHRKQTGLTGKCALTNYHLKTALLHLLLSKRPFLWGAENVEHRFRDVLGFLQKSLLEKRLHHVLIGNRKVPEEVRVPEMIRNAEPINLFRPLVLQTEHHAETVRHFQEMLRNAPVLMQEYIPHLSNGGLHHSLD, from the coding sequence ATGCAGGGGGCCATTGCGAGAGTGTGCGTGGTGGTGGCCGCTGCCATTCTGAACCATCCGTTGCTCTTTCCTCAAGAGAACAACACGCTCCAGGAGCAGGATGAGGAACTGATGGCTCGCATGCGGGAGCATGAGGAAAGGCTGTCAGTGGAGCAGGCCAAGCTGGAAAGAGAGCTTTCACAGCAGGAGGAGAGCAGCTCGGAGGGCAGTTCGGAAGAAGGTTATGGCTGGTACTTTTGGAGCATCGTGTCGTTCATTGTCTTCTTCACCATCGAGATGTGCAGGGTGGATCTCGCAGATGCAGAAATCCGGCCATCTGAGGACGAGGACTTGTTCTCAGAGAGTGGACCCGTCAGCCAGAGGACAATGGTACTAGATAAAGACATCCTGAGCAACTTCTGTGACAAATGCACCTACATGTCAGCCCACGAAAACTGGAGGGTAAGGGAGTTTGTTGAGGGTTTTGCTGACGACTTACTGGAGTCGCTCAGGGGTGTTTGCGACAAGGAGGCAGACATGGAAGTCGGGGACTTTGTCGGGATTGGAAGCATGTTCGAGTCCTGGAAGGTTTGCAAGCCGCTAATGTGTGACCTCATTGTGCCTTTCTTGCCTCCACATTCGTACTCTTTCCAGTTCCGTCTGTGGTGCAGCCCCAGCAGTGACATTCCCCCAGACATGCAGGGCTGTGGTAAGATAAAGGTAACTAGGCTTGGGGAGAGCGAGGGCGGCTGCGTGTGTGGCTCTGCTAACCTTGGAGAGGACTTGATCTGCCTGTTGCATGGCAAGAACGAAGTCGTTACAGTGGTCCACAGTCCTGACGAGCTGCTGTGCTCCAGAGAAACGCGGTTCTTGAGTAAAGATCAAGTCATGAAGTGGTTCCAGATCTCAGTGACCAAAGCGTGGGCACGCATCTCTCACAAATACGACTTTGAGGTCAACTTCCGCAACTTGGACACTGCCGGTGCTCTGAAGATCCGATTCCGCTCGGGGAGAGTTGTCACACTGAACATCATACCAGTGGTACAGCTGGAGGACACGGACGCTTATTTTGTCTCGCACTTCTCGTCAGATTGTCACAGTCGTCCAGATCCGTACTGGCCCGTTTCATTTGCCGTGTATGAGAGGAATTTGCTCAAACATTTCTCGAAACGTCTACCGCAAAACTCCTGTCACCTAAACTGCCTTCAGATTCTTACTTTCCTGCACAGGAAGCAGACGGGACTCACGGGAAAGTGCGCCCTCACTAACTACCACCTAAAGACTGCTCTGTTGCACCTGTTGCTGAGTAAAAGACCCTTCCTGTGGGGAGCGGAGAATGTGGAGCACAGGTTTCGCGATGTGCTCGGCTTTTTGCAGAAGAGCCTGCTGGAGAAGAGACTTCACCATGTTCTGATTGGAAACAGGAAAGTGCCAGAGGAAGTCCGGGTTCCCGAGATGATCCGGAACGCGGAGCCCATCAATTTGTTCAGGCCTCTGGTGCTGCAGACGGAGCATCATGCAGAAACAGTCAGGCATTTTCAGGAGATGTTGAGAAACGCACCTGTGCTTATGCAAGAGTACATACCTCACTTATCAAATGGAGGTTTACACCACAGCCTAGATTAA
- the LOC131474293 gene encoding glutathione S-transferase omega-1-like, whose translation MATEKAFTKGCAAPGPVPKDSIRIYSMRFCPFAQRTRLVLHAKGIKHETININLKDKPEWYFSKNPSGSVPTLETPAGEVICESLITCDYLDEVYPGKQLLPSSPYGKAQQKMRLEHFSKVVPYIFNIPMGRRKGEDVSGLEAEMKEKLAKFDKDLVDKKTKFFGGNSITMIDYMMWPFMARMAAFDLQHCLDHTPALKKWMEHMSEDPSVKETTHDVDTYKTFYKSYHEGKPNFDYGL comes from the exons atggCAACTGAGAAGGCTTTCACTAAAG GATGTGCTGCACCTGGTCCAGTCCCTAAAGACTCCATCAGGATTTACAGCATGAGATTCTGCCCATTTGCCCAGAGAACCAGATTGGTCCTGCACGCCAAAGGAATCAA ACATGAAACCATCAACATTAACCTGAAGGACAAACCTGAGTGGTACTTTTCTAAGAATCCTTCCGGCAGTGTACCAACACTGGAGACCCCTGCTGGTGAGGTGATATGTGAGTCTCTCATCACCTGTGACTACCTGGATGAAGTTTACCCAGGGAAGCAGCTGCTTCCTTCCTCTCCCTATGGAAAAGCTCAGCAGAAAATGAGGCTGGAGCATTTTTCCAAG GTGGTACCGTACATATTCAACATCCCAATGGGGAGAAGAAAAGGCGAGGACGTCTCAGGACTGGAagctgaaatgaaagaaaagttgGCTAAGTTTGACAAG GACCTGGTTGACAAGAAGACAAAGTTCTTTGGCGGCAACTCCATCACGATGATCGACTACATGATGTGGCCATTTATGGCAAGGATGGCTGCCTTTGACTTACAACA CTGCCTTGATCACACACCTGCACTGAAGAAATGGATGGAGCACATGTCCGAAGACCCGAGTGTCAAAGAAACCACGCACGATGTGGACACCTACAAAACCTTTTACAAGAGCTACCACGAGGGGAAACCCAACTTTGACTATGGCCTGTAG